A genome region from Wielerella bovis includes the following:
- a CDS encoding YfhL family 4Fe-4S dicluster ferredoxin: MSLFITDECINCDVCEPECPNDAISQGEEIYEINPNLCTQCVGHYDEPQCQQVCPVDCILIDEEHPETPDELMAKYHKIIAAK; this comes from the coding sequence ATGTCATTATTTATTACAGATGAATGCATTAACTGCGATGTATGCGAACCCGAATGCCCTAATGATGCGATTTCTCAAGGCGAAGAAATTTACGAAATTAATCCTAATTTATGTACCCAATGCGTAGGGCATTATGATGAGCCACAATGTCAACAAGTTTGCCCAGTAGATTGTATTTTGATAGATGAAGAGCATCCAGAAACGCCTGATGAGCTAATGGCGAAGTATCATAAAATCATCGCAGCAAAATAA
- the secE gene encoding preprotein translocase subunit SecE, with the protein MSQEIEQEKQNGFKFFRYVKESITEVKKVVWPKRPDAVRMTGFVLFFVAIFALFIYGVDSVISLLFNFILVR; encoded by the coding sequence ATGAGCCAAGAAATAGAACAGGAAAAACAAAATGGTTTCAAATTCTTTCGTTATGTAAAAGAATCCATTACAGAAGTTAAAAAAGTAGTTTGGCCTAAGCGTCCTGATGCAGTCCGTATGACGGGTTTTGTGTTATTTTTTGTGGCGATTTTTGCCTTGTTTATTTACGGCGTAGATAGTGTTATTTCGTTGCTGTTTAATTTTATTTTAGTAAGATAA
- the nusG gene encoding transcription termination/antitermination protein NusG — translation MSKRWYVVQAYSGFEKNVQKTLKERIERENMGDYFGQILVPVEEVVDIKNGRRMVSERKFFPGYVLIEMEMTDSSWHLVKSTPRVNGFIGGTLHRPLPIAQREVDAMMSQVVNLGESGGVKKPRPRVEFDVGQKIRVTDGPFAETTGVVEYVDYERNKLRVTVQIFGRETPVELEFNQVEKVV, via the coding sequence ATGTCTAAACGCTGGTATGTGGTGCAAGCTTATTCAGGTTTTGAAAAAAATGTGCAAAAAACGTTAAAAGAGCGTATTGAACGCGAAAATATGGGCGATTATTTTGGGCAAATTCTTGTGCCTGTGGAAGAAGTGGTGGATATTAAAAATGGTCGTCGTATGGTTTCGGAGCGCAAGTTTTTTCCTGGTTATGTGTTAATTGAAATGGAAATGACGGATAGCTCTTGGCATTTAGTTAAAAGTACGCCACGCGTGAATGGCTTTATCGGAGGTACTTTGCATCGTCCTTTGCCGATTGCTCAGCGAGAAGTGGACGCAATGATGTCTCAGGTTGTTAATCTGGGTGAGTCGGGTGGGGTGAAAAAACCTAGACCGCGTGTTGAATTTGATGTGGGTCAGAAAATCAGAGTTACTGATGGGCCGTTCGCTGAAACCACAGGTGTTGTGGAGTATGTGGATTATGAGCGAAATAAATTGCGTGTAACTGTGCAAATTTTTGGACGTGAAACACCTGTGGAATTGGAATTTAATCAAGTTGAAAAAGTGGTTTAA
- the rplA gene encoding 50S ribosomal protein L1, translating to MAKVSKRLKAIRATVEANKLYAIDEAIALVKKAATAKFDESVDVSFNLGVDPRKSDQVIRGSVVLPKGTGKTTRVAVFTQGANAEVAKAVGADIVGFEDLAEEIKKGNMDFDVVIASPDAMRIVGQLGTILGPRGLMPNPKVGTVTPNVAEAVKNAKAGQVQYRTDKAGIIHATIGRASFAEADLKENFEALLDALVKAKPAAAKGQYLKKIAVSSTMGLGVRVDVSSVTAK from the coding sequence ATGGCAAAAGTGTCTAAGCGTTTGAAAGCCATTCGCGCAACAGTTGAAGCCAATAAATTGTATGCGATTGATGAAGCGATTGCTTTGGTGAAAAAAGCTGCAACCGCTAAATTTGATGAATCGGTTGATGTGTCTTTCAACTTGGGCGTTGATCCTCGTAAATCTGACCAGGTGATTCGTGGCTCAGTTGTGTTGCCAAAAGGCACGGGTAAAACTACTCGCGTAGCTGTATTCACACAAGGTGCAAACGCAGAAGTGGCAAAAGCGGTTGGTGCGGACATCGTGGGCTTTGAAGATTTGGCAGAAGAAATCAAAAAAGGCAATATGGACTTTGATGTGGTGATTGCGTCTCCTGACGCGATGCGCATCGTGGGTCAATTGGGTACGATTTTGGGTCCGCGCGGCTTGATGCCAAACCCCAAAGTGGGTACCGTTACCCCTAACGTTGCCGAGGCAGTGAAAAATGCCAAAGCGGGTCAAGTACAATACCGTACTGATAAAGCAGGTATCATTCACGCCACCATCGGTCGCGCTTCTTTTGCAGAAGCAGATTTGAAAGAAAACTTTGAGGCATTGTTGGACGCTTTGGTGAAAGCCAAACCAGCTGCTGCCAAAGGTCAATATTTGAAAAAAATCGCTGTATCCAGCACCATGGGCTTGGGTGTGCGCGTAGATGTATCTAGCGTAACCGCTAAATAA
- the rplK gene encoding 50S ribosomal protein L11, protein MAKKVIGYIKLQIPAGKANPSPPVGPALGQRGLNIMEFCKAFNAATQGMEPGLPVPVVITAYADKSFTFVMKTPPATVLLKKAAGLQKGSSNPLTNKVGTVTRAQLEEIAKTKQPDLTAADLDAAVRTIAGSARSMGLNTEGVV, encoded by the coding sequence ATGGCAAAAAAAGTCATCGGCTACATCAAACTGCAAATTCCTGCAGGTAAAGCCAATCCGTCGCCACCGGTTGGTCCGGCTTTGGGTCAGCGTGGTTTGAATATCATGGAATTTTGTAAGGCGTTTAATGCTGCTACGCAGGGAATGGAACCTGGTTTGCCTGTTCCAGTTGTGATTACTGCTTATGCGGATAAATCATTCACGTTTGTGATGAAAACGCCGCCAGCAACTGTATTGTTGAAAAAAGCTGCAGGTTTGCAAAAAGGTAGCTCTAATCCATTAACAAATAAAGTGGGTACGGTTACTCGTGCTCAATTGGAAGAAATTGCTAAAACTAAACAGCCTGATTTAACGGCTGCTGATTTGGATGCTGCGGTTCGCACAATTGCGGGTTCTGCACGTTCTATGGGCTTGAACACGGAAGGGGTTGTATAA
- the rplJ gene encoding 50S ribosomal protein L10: MSLNIETKKATVEEIAAGIAGAQTMVVAEYRGISVASMTELRANARKEGVYLRVLKNTLARRAVEGTSFAGLADQMVGPLVYAASEDAVAAAKVLHQFAKKDDKIIIKAGAYNGDVLNAAQVAELASIPSREELLSKLLFVMQAPVSGFARGLAALAEKKESEAA, encoded by the coding sequence TTGAGTCTCAATATTGAAACCAAGAAAGCAACCGTAGAAGAAATCGCCGCAGGCATTGCTGGCGCACAAACTATGGTCGTTGCTGAATATCGCGGTATCAGTGTTGCCAGCATGACCGAACTGCGTGCCAATGCGCGTAAAGAAGGCGTTTATTTGCGCGTTCTGAAAAACACTTTGGCTCGCCGTGCGGTTGAAGGAACTTCTTTTGCAGGTTTGGCTGACCAAATGGTTGGTCCTTTGGTTTACGCTGCGTCTGAAGACGCCGTGGCTGCTGCAAAAGTGCTGCACCAATTCGCGAAAAAAGACGACAAAATCATCATCAAAGCTGGTGCTTACAATGGCGACGTGTTGAACGCCGCACAAGTGGCTGAACTGGCATCCATTCCATCACGCGAAGAACTGTTGTCCAAACTGTTGTTCGTTATGCAAGCGCCTGTTTCTGGCTTTGCGCGTGGTTTGGCTGCGTTGGCAGAGAAAAAAGAAAGCGAAGCGGCTTAA
- the rpoB gene encoding DNA-directed RNA polymerase subunit beta, whose translation MSYTFTEKKRIRKSFAKRETVLEVPYLLTTQLESYDKFLQQNRTIHDRLDEGLQAAFSSIFPIVSNNGYAELQFDHYVLGEPEFDIPECQLRGITYAAPLRAKIKLAIFNKEGSNKLEEREIKEIRANEVYMGEIPLMTPSGSFVINGTERVIVSQLHRSPGVFFEHDRGKTHASGKLLFSARIIPYRGSWLDFEFDPKDLLYFRIDRRRKMPVTILLRALGYNDEQMLDMFYDKETYYLSKNGVEIDLVAERLRGELAKFDIVDSNGKVLVETGKRINAKNVRDIQAAGLTRLTVETDVLVGKVLARDVISEDGEVIAAANSEITEELLAQLDINGIKEIQTLFINETSAGNYISATLQTDETVDQNAARVAIYRMMRPGEPPTEEAVEALFKRMFFQEETYDLSRVGRMKFNTRTYEQKLLPEQTGTWYERLLNEMSEKTDKTSFILSHEDIVMTIATLVELRNSHGEVDDIDHLGNRRVRSVGELVENQFRSGLARVERAVKERLNQAESEGLMPTDLINAKPVSAAIKEFFGSSQLSQFMDQTNPLSEITHKRRVSALGPGGLTRERAGFEVRDVHPTHYGRVCPIETPEGPNIGLINSLSVYARTNDYGFLETPYRKVVDGKVTDEIDYLSAIEEGRYVIAQANSELDDSGCLKDELVVCREKGETILATPDRVQYMDVATGQVVSVAASLIPFLEHDDANRALMGANMQRQAVPCLRAEKPMVGTGIERAVAVDSATAIVARRGGVVEYVDANRIVVRVHDEEATAEQGGVDIYNLVKFTRSNQSTNINQRPAVKAGDVLQKGDLIADGASTDLGELALGQNMTIAFMPWNGYNYEDSILISEKVAADDRYTSIHIEELNVVARDTKLGAEDITRDIPNLSEKMQNRLDESGIVYIGAEVEAGDVLVGKVTPKGETQLTPEEKLLRAIFGEKASDVKDTSLRMPTGMSGTVIDVQVFTREGITRDKRAQSIIDAELKRYRQDLNDQIRIFDNDAFDRIERMIVGQPANGGPMKLAKGTVVTAEYLHGLPSRHDWFDVRMADEEIAKQLELIKLSLQQKREEAEVLYEVKKKKIMTQGDELPPGVQKMVKVFIAIKRRLQAGDKMAGRHGNKGVVSRILPVEDMPYMADGRTVDIVLNPLGVPSRMNIGQILEVHLGWAAKGIGQRIEKMLAEQRKVSEIRAFLEKLYNGSGKQEDLESLNDDEIITLAENLKRGATFASPVFDGAKEQEIYDMLNLAYPSDDPEVEKLGFNESKTQITLYDGRSGEAFDRRVTVGVMHYLKLHHLVDEKMHARSTGPYSLVTQQPLGGKAQFGGQRFGEMEVWALEAYGAAYTLQEMLTVKSDDVTGRTKMYENIVKGEHKIDAGMPESFNVIVKEIRSLGLDIDLEQN comes from the coding sequence ATGAGTTACACCTTTACCGAGAAAAAACGTATCCGTAAAAGTTTTGCGAAACGTGAAACTGTCTTGGAAGTGCCTTACCTGCTGACTACGCAGTTGGAGTCTTACGATAAATTTTTGCAGCAAAATCGTACGATACATGATCGTTTAGATGAAGGTTTGCAGGCTGCATTCAGTTCAATTTTTCCGATTGTGAGCAATAATGGTTATGCTGAATTGCAATTTGATCATTATGTTTTGGGTGAGCCTGAATTTGATATTCCAGAATGTCAGTTGCGTGGTATCACTTATGCTGCGCCTTTGCGGGCTAAAATTAAACTAGCAATCTTCAATAAAGAAGGCTCAAATAAATTAGAAGAGCGTGAAATTAAAGAGATTCGTGCTAATGAAGTTTATATGGGCGAAATTCCGCTCATGACACCAAGCGGCTCGTTTGTGATTAATGGTACAGAGCGCGTGATTGTGTCGCAATTGCACCGTTCACCAGGGGTATTCTTTGAACACGACCGTGGTAAAACGCATGCTTCGGGTAAATTGTTGTTCTCTGCGCGCATCATTCCTTATCGTGGCTCGTGGTTGGATTTTGAATTTGACCCGAAAGATTTGCTGTATTTCCGTATTGACCGCCGTCGTAAAATGCCCGTAACCATCTTGTTGCGTGCTTTGGGTTATAACGATGAGCAAATGCTGGACATGTTCTACGACAAAGAAACTTATTATTTGTCTAAAAATGGCGTAGAAATTGATTTGGTGGCAGAGCGTTTGCGTGGCGAATTGGCGAAATTTGATATTGTGGACAGCAACGGTAAAGTGTTGGTGGAAACAGGCAAACGCATCAATGCCAAAAATGTGCGCGACATTCAGGCAGCTGGTTTAACGCGTTTAACTGTAGAAACCGATGTTTTGGTTGGTAAAGTCTTGGCGCGTGATGTTATCAGTGAAGATGGCGAAGTAATTGCGGCTGCCAACAGTGAAATTACTGAAGAATTGCTGGCGCAGCTGGACATCAATGGCATCAAAGAAATCCAAACTTTGTTTATTAATGAAACCAGCGCGGGCAATTATATTTCAGCCACGCTGCAAACAGATGAGACAGTTGACCAAAACGCCGCACGTGTTGCCATTTACCGCATGATGCGTCCAGGTGAACCGCCAACAGAAGAGGCGGTAGAGGCTTTGTTCAAACGCATGTTCTTCCAAGAAGAAACTTACGATTTGTCTCGCGTGGGTCGCATGAAATTCAATACGCGTACTTATGAGCAAAAATTGCTGCCTGAACAAACAGGGACTTGGTACGAACGTTTGTTGAACGAAATGTCGGAAAAAACCGATAAAACCAGCTTTATTTTGAGCCATGAAGACATCGTGATGACCATCGCCACTTTGGTGGAATTGCGTAACAGTCATGGCGAAGTAGATGACATTGACCACTTGGGTAACCGCCGTGTGCGTTCCGTTGGCGAATTGGTGGAAAATCAATTCCGTAGCGGTTTGGCGCGTGTGGAACGTGCCGTGAAAGAGCGTTTGAACCAAGCGGAAAGCGAAGGTTTGATGCCTACTGATTTGATTAATGCGAAACCTGTTTCTGCGGCGATTAAAGAATTTTTCGGTTCAAGCCAGTTGTCGCAATTTATGGACCAAACCAACCCATTATCGGAAATTACGCACAAACGCCGCGTTTCCGCTTTGGGTCCTGGTGGTTTGACTCGCGAACGCGCAGGCTTTGAGGTGCGCGACGTACACCCAACGCACTACGGTCGCGTTTGCCCGATTGAAACGCCCGAAGGTCCAAACATCGGCTTGATTAACTCCTTGTCCGTTTATGCGCGTACCAATGATTACGGTTTCTTGGAAACGCCTTACCGCAAAGTGGTGGACGGCAAAGTAACTGATGAAATTGACTACTTGTCGGCGATTGAAGAAGGTCGCTATGTGATTGCCCAAGCCAACTCGGAATTGGACGATTCAGGCTGCCTGAAAGATGAATTGGTGGTTTGCCGCGAAAAAGGCGAAACCATTTTGGCAACCCCCGACCGCGTGCAATACATGGACGTGGCAACAGGTCAGGTGGTGTCCGTAGCCGCATCGTTGATTCCATTCTTGGAACACGATGACGCGAACCGCGCTTTGATGGGTGCGAACATGCAACGTCAAGCCGTGCCATGTTTACGCGCCGAAAAACCAATGGTCGGCACGGGCATTGAACGCGCCGTAGCCGTGGACAGCGCGACTGCGATTGTGGCACGCCGTGGCGGCGTGGTGGAATATGTGGACGCCAACCGCATTGTGGTGCGCGTACACGATGAAGAAGCAACCGCAGAACAAGGCGGTGTGGACATTTACAATTTGGTGAAATTCACACGCTCCAACCAATCCACCAACATCAACCAACGCCCAGCCGTGAAAGCAGGCGATGTGTTGCAAAAAGGCGATTTGATTGCGGACGGCGCGTCCACCGATTTGGGCGAATTGGCTTTGGGTCAAAACATGACCATCGCCTTTATGCCATGGAACGGTTACAACTATGAAGACTCCATTTTGATTAGCGAAAAAGTCGCTGCGGACGACCGCTACACGTCTATTCACATTGAAGAATTGAACGTGGTGGCGCGTGATACCAAATTGGGCGCGGAAGACATCACACGCGACATTCCCAACCTGTCTGAAAAAATGCAAAACCGTTTGGACGAAAGCGGTATTGTGTACATCGGTGCAGAAGTGGAAGCGGGCGACGTGTTGGTCGGCAAGGTAACGCCCAAAGGCGAAACGCAACTGACCCCAGAAGAAAAACTGCTCCGTGCGATTTTCGGCGAAAAAGCGTCTGACGTGAAAGACACTTCTTTGCGTATGCCAACGGGCATGAGCGGCACGGTGATTGACGTACAAGTGTTCACACGCGAAGGCATTACCCGCGATAAACGCGCCCAGTCCATTATTGACGCGGAATTGAAACGCTATCGCCAAGATTTGAATGACCAAATCCGCATTTTTGACAACGATGCGTTTGACCGTATTGAGCGCATGATTGTGGGGCAGCCTGCAAACGGCGGTCCAATGAAATTGGCAAAAGGCACGGTGGTTACGGCGGAATATTTGCATGGTTTGCCGTCTCGTCATGATTGGTTTGACGTGCGCATGGCAGACGAAGAAATCGCCAAACAGCTTGAATTGATTAAATTGTCTTTGCAACAAAAACGCGAAGAAGCGGAAGTGTTGTACGAAGTCAAAAAGAAAAAAATAATGACCCAAGGCGACGAGTTGCCCCCTGGTGTACAAAAAATGGTGAAAGTGTTTATCGCCATCAAACGCCGTTTGCAGGCAGGCGACAAAATGGCGGGTCGCCACGGTAACAAAGGCGTGGTATCGCGCATTTTGCCTGTGGAAGACATGCCATACATGGCGGACGGTCGCACTGTGGACATCGTGTTGAACCCATTGGGCGTACCATCGCGCATGAACATCGGTCAGATTTTGGAAGTGCATTTGGGTTGGGCGGCGAAAGGCATCGGTCAGCGCATTGAAAAAATGCTGGCTGAACAGCGCAAAGTGAGCGAAATCCGCGCCTTCTTGGAAAAACTCTACAACGGTAGCGGCAAACAAGAAGATTTGGAGAGCCTGAATGACGATGAAATCATCACGCTGGCTGAAAACCTGAAACGTGGCGCGACATTTGCTTCCCCCGTATTTGACGGCGCGAAAGAGCAAGAAATTTACGATATGCTGAACTTGGCGTACCCAAGCGATGACCCTGAAGTGGAGAAATTGGGCTTCAACGAAAGCAAAACGCAGATTACTTTGTACGATGGACGTTCAGGCGAAGCGTTTGACCGCCGCGTAACGGTGGGCGTGATGCACTATCTGAAACTGCACCACTTGGTTGATGAGAAAATGCACGCCCGTTCAACAGGTCCATACAGCTTGGTAACGCAACAGCCATTGGGCGGTAAAGCGCAATTTGGTGGTCAGCGTTTCGGTGAGATGGAGGTATGGGCGCTGGAAGCATACGGCGCGGCATACACCTTGCAAGAAATGCTGACGGTGAAATCCGATGACGTAACAGGTCGCACCAAAATGTACGAAAACATCGTCAAAGGCGAACACAAAATTGATGCGGGCATGCCCGAATCGTTTAATGTGATTGTGAAAGAAATCCGTTCGCTGGGCTTGGATATTGATTTGGAGCAGAATTAA
- the tuf gene encoding elongation factor Tu translates to MAKEKFERSKPHVNVGTIGHVDHGKTTLTAALTTILAEKFGGTAKAYDQIDAAPEEKARGITINTAHVEYETETRHYAHVDCPGHADYVKNMITGAAQMDGAILVCSAADGPMPQTREHILLARQVGVPYIIVFMNKCDMVDDAELLELVEMEIRDLLSSYDFPGDDCPIVQGSALRALEGDAAYKEKIFELAAALDSYIPTPERAIDKPFLLPIEDVFSISGRGTVVTGRVERGVIKVGEEIEIVGLKDTQKTTCTGVEMFRKLLDEGQAGDNVGVLLRGTKREEVERGQVLAKPGSITPHTKFEAEVYVLSKDEGGRHTPFFANYRPQFYFRTTDVTGAVTLAEGVEMVMPGENVKITVELIAPIAMENGLRFAIREGGRTVGAGVVANVIA, encoded by the coding sequence ATGGCAAAGGAAAAATTTGAACGTAGCAAACCGCACGTAAACGTTGGCACCATCGGTCACGTTGACCATGGTAAAACCACTTTAACTGCTGCATTGACCACCATTTTGGCTGAAAAATTCGGCGGTACAGCAAAAGCTTACGACCAAATTGACGCGGCTCCCGAAGAAAAAGCACGCGGTATTACCATTAACACCGCTCACGTTGAATACGAAACCGAAACTCGCCACTACGCACACGTAGACTGCCCAGGTCACGCAGACTATGTGAAAAACATGATTACTGGCGCGGCTCAAATGGACGGCGCAATCTTGGTATGTTCTGCTGCTGACGGTCCTATGCCACAAACTCGCGAACACATCTTGTTGGCTCGCCAAGTAGGCGTTCCTTACATCATCGTGTTCATGAACAAATGCGACATGGTTGATGACGCTGAGTTGTTGGAATTGGTTGAAATGGAAATCCGCGACTTGTTGTCTAGCTACGATTTCCCAGGAGATGACTGCCCAATCGTTCAAGGTTCTGCTTTGCGCGCTTTGGAAGGCGACGCAGCTTACAAAGAAAAAATCTTTGAATTGGCTGCTGCATTGGACAGCTACATTCCTACTCCAGAACGTGCGATTGACAAACCATTCTTGTTGCCAATCGAAGACGTATTCTCTATCTCTGGTCGCGGTACAGTAGTTACTGGTCGTGTAGAACGCGGTGTAATTAAAGTAGGCGAAGAGATTGAAATCGTTGGTTTGAAAGACACGCAAAAAACCACTTGTACTGGTGTGGAAATGTTCCGCAAATTGTTGGACGAAGGTCAAGCAGGCGATAACGTAGGTGTATTGTTGCGTGGTACCAAACGTGAAGAAGTTGAGCGCGGTCAAGTATTGGCTAAACCAGGTTCTATCACACCACACACCAAATTTGAAGCAGAAGTGTACGTATTAAGCAAAGATGAAGGTGGTCGTCATACCCCATTCTTCGCAAACTACCGCCCACAATTCTACTTCCGTACAACTGACGTAACTGGCGCAGTTACTTTGGCTGAAGGCGTAGAAATGGTTATGCCGGGTGAAAACGTGAAAATCACCGTTGAATTGATTGCGCCTATCGCAATGGAAAACGGCTTGCGTTTCGCGATTCGTGAAGGTGGTCGTACCGTAGGTGCGGGCGTTGTGGCTAACGTAATCGCTTAA
- the rplL gene encoding 50S ribosomal protein L7/L12, translated as MAITKEDILEAVSNLTVMELNELVKAFEEKFGVSAAAVAVAAGPAAGGAAAAEAKTEFDVILASAGDQKVGVIKVVRAITGLGLKEAKDLVDGAPKTLKEGVSQAEADDIKKQLEEAGAKVEIK; from the coding sequence ATGGCTATCACTAAAGAAGACATTTTGGAAGCGGTAAGCAACTTGACCGTTATGGAATTGAATGAGTTGGTTAAAGCGTTTGAAGAAAAATTCGGCGTTTCTGCTGCTGCTGTTGCAGTTGCTGCAGGCCCTGCTGCTGGCGGTGCCGCTGCTGCTGAAGCAAAAACTGAATTTGACGTAATCTTGGCATCTGCTGGCGACCAAAAAGTTGGCGTGATTAAAGTGGTTCGTGCCATCACTGGCTTGGGCTTGAAAGAAGCTAAAGACTTGGTAGACGGCGCACCTAAGACTTTGAAAGAAGGCGTATCTCAAGCTGAAGCTGATGACATCAAGAAACAATTGGAAGAAGCTGGCGCGAAAGTGGAAATTAAATAA